GCAATCTCATCTTTAAAACTTTTGATATAATTAGATATATCCCATTTGGTTTATTTAACAATTAAGGAGCTACAATGCAATCAAAAAACATTTCCTTATGCATGATTGTCAAAAATGAAGAAGATAACATTGGCAAATGCCTTAATAGTATAAAATCGGTTGTAGATGAAATAATCGTAATTGACACCGGTTCAACTGACAAGACAAAAGAGATAGCTTTCTCAATGGGTGCAAAAGTATTTGACTTTGAATGGACAGATAATTTCTCCGAGGCAAGAAATTTTTCACTGTCTAAAGCTTCGTGTGACTGGATACTGATTCTTGATGCAGATGAGGTAATATCTCCAGAGGATCATGAGAGAATTAGGGAATTGGTGAAAGTAAAAGACGAGATTGCCACGCTTCCTTCGGTAGCTCGCGATGACAAAAAAGGTTGTCATTGCGAGGAGCGTAGCCCTGAAGCAATCTCTCGGTCAGTTGCCTATTCATTTATCACAAGAAATTATATTGATCAAGAATACGTTGGATGGATTGCAAATAATGGAAGTTATAAAACAGAGGAAGCTGGGATAGGATGGGTTCCTACTGCTAAAGTAAGACTATTTCCAAATGATAGACGCATTAAATTTGAAAATCGTATCCATGAATTTGTAGAACCAACTTTACATAGACTTGGAATAAAGATTTATGAGAGTAATATTGTTGTCCACCATTATGGATTACTAAATTCTAAAAAAAGGGAATTTAAGAAAAAATTTTATTACCTACTCGGGAAGACAAAGCTCGAAGAAAAAGGAAAGCAGGACTTAATGGCTATTTACGAACTTGCTGTTACTTCACGTGCACTTGGAAAATATGACGAAGCCTTGAAATACTGGGAAAAGTTTATCGCTATAAAAGATGATGTCCCAACTGCTTTTTCTGAAATGGCAACCAATTATTTTTTAACTGGAAGATACGAAGAAGCCCTTTTATCATTAAAAAAAGCTCTGCAACTTGACCCAAACTCAGCAGATATTCAAAAAATGTATAGAGAATGTGAAATCTTTACTTATTTTGAACGAGGGAATAAACTTTCAAACAAAGGTCTGTTTAATGAGGCTATATCTTATTATCAAAAGGTAATCGAACTTGATCCGAATTTTGCAGGGGCTTATCACAATCTTGGTAAAATACTCCAGCAACAAGGCTACATTGATGAAGCTATTCGATACTACCAGAAAGCCATTGATTTAAATCCAAACTTTGCTTCATTTTTTAATCTTGCAGAACTTTTTTCTTATAAAAGAATGTTACAAGAAGCGCTTGAATATTATTTCAAGGCTTTACAAATAAATACAGATAATGAATGGGTATATTTCAAAATTGCGGCTATTTTACAGAGCATAGGATACATCGAGGATTCTATAAAATATTACAAAAAATCTTTACAAGTTAATCCAAACTTTGCCATCGCCTATAACAACCTTGGCAATGCTTTAAGGTCGCAAAAAAATCTTGATGAGGCTATGCAATGTTATCTGAAAGCCTCTGAAATAGAACCGGCTTTTATTGAAGCAAAATACAATATAGGAACTACATTAGGCGAACAGGGAAGAATAAAGGAAGCAGAAATCGTATTTAATAAAATACTCAAAAA
Above is a genomic segment from Nitrospirota bacterium containing:
- a CDS encoding tetratricopeptide repeat protein; the protein is MQSKNISLCMIVKNEEDNIGKCLNSIKSVVDEIIVIDTGSTDKTKEIAFSMGAKVFDFEWTDNFSEARNFSLSKASCDWILILDADEVISPEDHERIRELVKVKDEIATLPSVARDDKKGCHCEERSPEAISRSVAYSFITRNYIDQEYVGWIANNGSYKTEEAGIGWVPTAKVRLFPNDRRIKFENRIHEFVEPTLHRLGIKIYESNIVVHHYGLLNSKKREFKKKFYYLLGKTKLEEKGKQDLMAIYELAVTSRALGKYDEALKYWEKFIAIKDDVPTAFSEMATNYFLTGRYEEALLSLKKALQLDPNSADIQKMYRECEIFTYFERGNKLSNKGLFNEAISYYQKVIELDPNFAGAYHNLGKILQQQGYIDEAIRYYQKAIDLNPNFASFFNLAELFSYKRMLQEALEYYFKALQINTDNEWVYFKIAAILQSIGYIEDSIKYYKKSLQVNPNFAIAYNNLGNALRSQKNLDEAMQCYLKASEIEPAFIEAKYNIGTTLGEQGRIKEAEIVFNKILKNKPDYLLARWAKCMSQLPVIYLDESEIHLARKAYHEELIKLQNAIDLETPEGINSAVEAVGTQQPFFLACQGLNDRNLQKIYGEMVCKIMAKKYPHYAENLPMPYCNKATRIRVGIVSSLFHWHSVWKIPLSGWVLNLNKRFDLYCYHIGRSKDYITDIARKNCKRFVEDINFFEDLCHIIRNDNLHILLFPEIGMDPLTLKIATLRLAPVQCTTLGHPDTTGLPTIDYYLSSELMEPPDADEHYTEKLIRLPNLSFYYTPFDVPDIEINRKDFKLRHDAIVYLCSHALFTHLPQFDYVYPRIAQQVKNCQFVFISIKPYLTDKFYTRIAEAFKQHNLNPDEYLVILPRLDQNQYLKLNQLSDIFLDTISWSANNSTFEAIACNLPIVTLPGSLMRQRHCTGILNMMRVTDTIVSSIEDYIAMAIRLGKDTTFRSQISEKIATNKFRVYQDKACIEAFEKFIESVVISRS